A stretch of the Rosa rugosa chromosome 5, drRosRugo1.1, whole genome shotgun sequence genome encodes the following:
- the LOC133712378 gene encoding mavicyanin-like — MASVIRVLALLVATMAMVLQVSNATVYKVGDSAGWTTMGNVNYKEWAATKTFRVGDVIKFAYNAQFHNVLRVTHAMYRSCNASVPLESFSTGNDSITIKTKGHHFFLCGVPGHCQAGQKVDINVHNVSTAPTPSALPSPTAITAKTPAPSSNMAAPHKFVKGQSALLGLTIATLSFFVSS; from the exons ATGGCTTCCGTGATCAGAGTCTTGGCTCTGTTGGTGGCGACGATGGCTATGGTGCTGCAGGTTTCGAATGCGACTGTATACAAGGTTGGAGACTCGGCTGGATGGACCACCATGGGAAATGTCAACTACAAAGAATGGGCTGCTACTAAGACTTTCCGAGTTGGAGACGTTATCA AATTCGCATACAATGCTCAGTTTCACAATGTACTTCGAGTTACACATGCCATGTACAGGTCATGTAACGCTTCAGTCCCTTTGGAATCCTTTAGCACCGGAAACGACTCCATCACAATCAAGACCAAAGGCCACCACTTCTTTCTTTGCGGTGTTCCCGGTCACTGCCAAGCCGGTCAGAAGGTCGACATCAATGTTCACAATGTATCAACCGCTCCAACTCCTTCTGCATTACCCTCTCCTACTGCAATTACTGCCAAGACTCCCGCACCGTCTTCAAATATGGCTGCTCCCCACAAATTTGTGAAGGGACAATCTGCGTTGCTAGGATTAACAATTGCAActctttcattttttgtttctagttaa